From Streptomyces chrestomyceticus JCM 4735, one genomic window encodes:
- a CDS encoding excalibur calcium-binding domain-containing protein yields MSAAVLAAASAALAGCGSSGEDRPDRTETTVTSTRTVTGEPSPSSSGPTDTTAPPGPTAQDAASVVRDYYAAVNARDYRRAWDLGGKNLGGSYSSFAAGFADTARDTVRIVGVSGDVVTVTLEAEQRDGAVRTFAGTYTVRGGVIVAADIQAVAGPTPSDGGGSQGGYPPGPPAGVPDVDCSDLDGPVAVGTDDPHRLDRDGDGVGCEPYER; encoded by the coding sequence ATGTCCGCCGCAGTTCTGGCCGCGGCCTCGGCCGCGCTGGCGGGCTGCGGATCGTCCGGTGAGGACCGTCCGGACCGTACGGAAACGACGGTCACCAGCACCCGTACGGTCACCGGCGAGCCTTCCCCCTCCAGCAGCGGGCCGACCGACACCACCGCGCCTCCGGGACCCACCGCCCAGGACGCCGCCTCTGTCGTCCGGGACTATTACGCGGCCGTCAACGCTCGCGACTACCGTCGCGCCTGGGACCTGGGCGGTAAGAACCTGGGCGGTTCGTACTCCTCCTTCGCGGCCGGCTTCGCGGACACCGCCCGGGACACCGTGCGCATCGTGGGCGTGAGTGGCGACGTGGTGACGGTGACCTTGGAAGCCGAGCAGCGGGACGGCGCCGTGCGGACCTTCGCCGGTACGTACACGGTGCGGGGTGGGGTCATCGTCGCCGCGGATATTCAGGCGGTGGCCGGGCCTACGCCGAGTGACGGGGGTGGCAGTCAGGGTGGGTATCCGCCTGGGCCGCCGGCCGGTGTGCCGGACGTCGACTGTTCGGATCTCGACGGCCCCGTGGCTGTCGGTACCGACGATCCCCACCGGCTGGACCGGGACGGTGACGGGGTCGGGTGCGAGCCGTACGAAAGGTGA